GTTTCAGTTAGAAGGCATTTTTTTTGTGTAACAAAATTCTAATACTTTCGTTTGCGTTATATTTGTAAACCAATATTTCTACAAATAATGAAAAAGAGTCTTTTCTGTTTTCTACTGTTACTTTTTATCCAAATGGGTTTTGCCCAAAGTAATTTGTTGTGGAAAGGATATTTCTCTTATAATGAAATTAAAGATTTGACAGAATCACCAACTACCGTTTTTGCTGCCTCTGAAAACGCTCTTTTTTCTAAAAACACAACTACAAATTTAATTAAAACGACGAATACTATTGATGGACTTTCGGGTCAGACTATTTCTTCTTTGTATTACAGTTCCTCCGTTAATAAAACCATAGTTGGATATGAAAATGGCTTACTTATAGTAATCAACGAAGCGGATGGAAGCATGCTTAAAGTAGTTGATATCATCAATAAAGAGCTTCCGCCAAATCTAAAAAAGATAAATTATTTCATGGAATTCGAAGGGATAATTTATGTTTCTTGTGATTTTGGAATAGTGCAGTTCAATCTGAATACTATGCAATTTGGAGACACGTATTTTATTGGAGATAATGGCGCTGAAATACGAATAAATCAAACGGCTATTTTTGATGGATTTATTTATGCAGCAACAACTAACGGAATTAGAAGAGGTCGAATAACCAATCAAAATTTAATTGATTTTAATCAATGGGAAACAATCGCTATTGGAAGTTGGTCAAATATTGAGGTTTTTTCAGAACAACTTCTTGCGGTTAATACTTCTGGATTTATATTTAAGTACAATGCCAATTCAAATTCTTTTGTTGGATTGATGGGACTTTCTCAAGAAGTTTTGGATATGAGAGTAAAAGAAAATAATTTGATTGTAACTACTTCAAATGCTGTTTTTGTTTACAATAGTCAAATGGCACTAGTGCGTAAAATAAATAGCAGCGGAGTAACGGAGAGCACTCTTTTTTTTACTTGTGCAACGCAAATTGGAGATGTTCTTTTTATTGGAACAAAAGAAAATGGTTTGTTTTCAACAACAATTTCGTCAACAACACCTTTTGAAAAAACAACCCCAATAGGGCCTTTAAGAAATAATGTTTTCTCAATTCAAGCCTCTTCATCAGCGCTTTGGGCTGTATTTGGAGGGTATTCGGGTGATTATAATCCGTATACGTATTCAGGCAATGTAGGGCCTACATTTTATGGAATAAGCAAATATGCTGCTTCGGGCTGGTTGAATATTCCTTATGAACAAGTTTTAGGTGCAAGATCAATTTCTCGAATTACGGTCAATCCTAATAATGAAAATGAAATATATGCAAGTTCCTTTTTTTCAGGATTGTTAAAAATACAAAATGATGTTCCAACTGTTTTGTACAATCAAGACAATAGCGGACTAGAATCAATATCATTTCTTGGTCCAAATTACAAAGATGTTCGTATAAATGGAGCTGTTTTTGACAAATCTGGAAATCTTTGGATGAATAATAGCCTTGTTCAAAATGGGCTAAAAGAATTGAAATCAAATGGGCAATGGCAAAGTTATTCTTTGGATGGTGTTTTAGATAAAAGTATAAATACCAGTATGGGAAGGATGATTATTGATAAAAATAATACCAAATGGTGGTGTACGAACACGGATGGAATTATTGCTTTTAACGAAAATGGAAACGTTTTCAAAAAGATAACTTCAGGATCTAATTCAGGGAATTTGCCTTTTACAGACGCAAGAGCGTTAGCAATTGATAATAGAAATCAACTTTGGATTGGAACCACAAAAGGCTTGCGAATTTTATCTGATGTGAATGATTTTCAAACAGAAGATCAATTGACTACCGCGCCCATTATTATTCTAGAAGATAATTTGGCGCAGGAACTATTATACGAACAATTTATTACGGATATTGTTGTTGATGGAGCGAATAATAAATGGATTGGAACTGCTGATTCTGGATTGTTTTTAGTTTCGCCAAACGGGCAAGAAACCAAGTATCATTTTACGGTAAATAATTCGCCTTTGCCAAGTAATATTATAAATGATATTGATATAAATAGTGCTACTGGAGAGGTTTTTATTGCTACCACCAAAGGGATGATTTCTTTCAAAGGAACAGCCACAATTGCCAGTGAAGACTTGAGTAATGTTTATGTTTATCCCAATCCGGTTCGGCCTGAATTTGAAGGGACGGTAAAAATTGCAGGCTTATTAAACAAAGCCAATATTAAAATCACCGATATCGAGGGGAATTTGGTTTATGAAACCACTTCTGAAGGAGGAACAATTGAATGGGACACTACAGCTTTTGGCAAATATAAAGTTGCTTCTGGGGTGTATATGATTTTTATTTCGGCACAAGACGGAGTGGAAACCAAAGTAAAAAAAGTAATGATAATCAGATAATTTAGAGGAATGAATTTTTCAATCTTTAAATTTTTCAATCTTTAAATTAAAATTGTGCTCGTAAAAACTAAAGCTATCGTAATATCTTCGTTGAAATTTCAAGAAAAAAGCTTGATTGTAAAATGCTTTACACAATCGCATGGTTTGAAATCTTACTTTGTTCGCGATGCGTTTTCTTCGAGAAAATCAAATCAAAAAATCGCGTATTTTCAGCCCTTGAGTATTCTTGAAATCGAAGCGATTCACAAAAACAAAGGCACTTTGGAGAGTTTTAAAGAAATCAAAATAGCCGAACCTTTTCATTCCATTCACACGGATATTGTAAAGAGTACAATTGTGATGTTTATTTCTGAAATTTTGCATCATTCGATTCATGAAGAAGAAAAAAATGAGTCACTTTTTACGTTTATTGAAACAGCGATGCATTGGCTGGATAATCATGACGAAATCACTAATTTTCATTTAATTCTACTTTTAGAAATTACAAAATATTTAGGGTTTTACCCCGATATTTCGGATATGGATATGCCTTTCTTCGAAATGACGGAAGGGATTTTTACTCCATTTCATGCGATTAGTTCACTCACCGAACATGAAACCAATTTGTTCAGGAAACTGATTGATTTGAAATTTGAAAACGATCAAAAAACCTTTCATGTGATAGAAAGGCAAATTCTTTTAAAGGTATTAATTGATTATTACAGTTTTCATCTGGATGGATTCAAAAAACCAAAATCTTTAGACGTTTTAAAGGAAGTTTTCGCTTAAGATTCCAAAAAGTTAATTTTTATGTATTAATTGCGTAAAAAAATTACTCGTTTTTCTCTTTTTTCTTGCATCTTTTCTCTCATTTACTCAAAAATCCTTACTTTCGCACCTCGATTAAGAAAAGGATAAAATGAGTACAAAATTTACTGAATACAAAGGACTTGACTTACCAGCTACGGCATCAGAAGTTCTTGATTTTTGGAAGAAAGAAAACATATTTGAGAAAAGTGTAACCACTCGCGAAGGCAATCAGCCTTTCGTGTTTTTTGAAGGTCCGCCTTCGGCAAATGGATTGCCAGGAATACACCACGTAATGGCGCGCGCTATTAAAGATATTTTTTGTAGATATAAAACACAAAAAGGGTTCCAAGTGAAGCGTAAAGCGGGCTGGGATACTCACGGATTGCCTGTTGAGCTAGGTACCGAAAAAGAATTAGGAATTACTAAAGAAGATATTGGGAAAAGCATTTCCATTGAAGAGTATAACGAAGCCTGTAAAAAAACAGTGATGCGTTACACGGATGTGTGGAATGATTTAACTGAAAAAATGGGCTATTGGGTTGATATGGAAGATCCATATGTTACCTATAAAC
Above is a window of Flavobacterium sp. 123 DNA encoding:
- a CDS encoding T9SS type A sorting domain-containing protein translates to MKKSLFCFLLLLFIQMGFAQSNLLWKGYFSYNEIKDLTESPTTVFAASENALFSKNTTTNLIKTTNTIDGLSGQTISSLYYSSSVNKTIVGYENGLLIVINEADGSMLKVVDIINKELPPNLKKINYFMEFEGIIYVSCDFGIVQFNLNTMQFGDTYFIGDNGAEIRINQTAIFDGFIYAATTNGIRRGRITNQNLIDFNQWETIAIGSWSNIEVFSEQLLAVNTSGFIFKYNANSNSFVGLMGLSQEVLDMRVKENNLIVTTSNAVFVYNSQMALVRKINSSGVTESTLFFTCATQIGDVLFIGTKENGLFSTTISSTTPFEKTTPIGPLRNNVFSIQASSSALWAVFGGYSGDYNPYTYSGNVGPTFYGISKYAASGWLNIPYEQVLGARSISRITVNPNNENEIYASSFFSGLLKIQNDVPTVLYNQDNSGLESISFLGPNYKDVRINGAVFDKSGNLWMNNSLVQNGLKELKSNGQWQSYSLDGVLDKSINTSMGRMIIDKNNTKWWCTNTDGIIAFNENGNVFKKITSGSNSGNLPFTDARALAIDNRNQLWIGTTKGLRILSDVNDFQTEDQLTTAPIIILEDNLAQELLYEQFITDIVVDGANNKWIGTADSGLFLVSPNGQETKYHFTVNNSPLPSNIINDIDINSATGEVFIATTKGMISFKGTATIASEDLSNVYVYPNPVRPEFEGTVKIAGLLNKANIKITDIEGNLVYETTSEGGTIEWDTTAFGKYKVASGVYMIFISAQDGVETKVKKVMIIR
- the recO gene encoding DNA repair protein RecO; translation: MLVKTKAIVISSLKFQEKSLIVKCFTQSHGLKSYFVRDAFSSRKSNQKIAYFQPLSILEIEAIHKNKGTLESFKEIKIAEPFHSIHTDIVKSTIVMFISEILHHSIHEEEKNESLFTFIETAMHWLDNHDEITNFHLILLLEITKYLGFYPDISDMDMPFFEMTEGIFTPFHAISSLTEHETNLFRKLIDLKFENDQKTFHVIERQILLKVLIDYYSFHLDGFKKPKSLDVLKEVFA